Genomic segment of Mesorhizobium sp. B1-1-8:
ATTGGATGCACGCGAAATTGCTTGCCCAACGCTATCCCGAAATAACCGTGGAAGCCGACGCCATTTTTGTCCGCGACGGACGTGTTTGGTCGTCTGCCGGAGTGACTACAGGTATTGATCTGGCCTTGGCACTGATCGAGGACGATTGCGGTCGCGAGGCGGCGATGAGCGTTGCGCGTATGCTTGTTGTCTATCTCAAACGCGCCGGCGGTCAATCGCAGTACAGCGCGCTTCTCGCGACCCAAGGAGAAGCGGATTCTGATGCGTTCGTCGAACTCGACCGTTGGATTGCCGAGAACCTCACCACCTCGCTGAATGTCGAGGCTCTGGCGGAGCGTATGCACATGAGCTTGAGGAATTTTACCCGTGTTTACACCCAAAAACGTGGGCGGACTCCCGCCAAGGCGGTGGAGGCAATACGCCTCGACGCCGCGCGACGCCTCCTCGAAGAAAGCAATGACCGGATTGAGGTGATCGCCGAGACGTGCGGATATCGGGGCGAGGAGCAAATGCGGGCCGCGTTTGTGCGTGTGCTAAACGTTCCGCCTCGTGAGTATCGCCGCCGCTTCGGCCCCAGGCACAGATCGTTGGAGAAATCAAACGAAGCCGGCGGCGCCTGCCAATTCAATTCGCAATGATCCGGCTGCCTTTCGCGTAGTTGGTTGTTCAAGCGTCCTGTGGCGTGTTCCGAAAGCTGATGGGGCGGGCTCAACAGGTGTTGGTTATGGGGTGTGAAACCTCCATCCACAGCATGAACAGTGCCTGTCGCGTAGCGGGAATATCGGACAGCAAGAAGCCACCAGCCCAGCTCGTGTGCCGTGGCGACCGAGCGGCACGGTCTCGGCGAACGTCGTGTCGGACCCTGCAAACATTTCCTCGAAGCTTGAATGTCATGGATCCTGCTATTGGACCCGGATCGCACGCCTTGACCCGAATGCTGCGGTTTCCAATTTCGAGGGCAGCGGTCTTCGTCATGCCAACAATTTCATGTTTAGAGCCGACATAAGCGATGATACCCGCGCCCCCGACGACGCCAAGCGCAGCTGCGGTTGGCTTTGCCGGCCGGGCGAGTGCATTGTGGCGCACTAACGCTTGCGCAATAAAACCGGTACGACGTGGTGAAAAGCGATTCCCTCATCGCGGTGTTCACCCCCGGTAATCGCGGCAAACCATGCTGCCGCAGCGCCAAGCGCGGACCCTGCAGCCGTGGCGAAGCCAAAAATAGCAGCTATGTGGGCTGAAAGGCGCACCGTGCTTTCGTTGAGTTGCGCGTCAGGGCGATTGATCACGGCGGCCGCGCCGTGGCCACCAATCAGCGCCAAGAAAAACGCGGCTCCGAGTGTCGCTAGGGCCCAGACTGCGATGCCGTGTATGCCATCGCGGAATTCGCTTTCACTTTGGTTGCTGTCTTCCCAGCGCGTGCGCATTCGTCCAGCTACATAACCGCCGGCTGCAGAACTTGCTACAGCAACGATAACTACCCACAGCCCGGCCACAAGCACATTCCAGGAGGCGCCACCGTTGGGAAGAGTCGGAGAACCCAGCGCCAAACCGGCGCTCGACCCGAATTGCAGAAGAACCACCGAAATGGCGCAAGCGATGACACCCCCGCCAAATATGCCTCCCCACTCAAGATAGGACGATGTAGCCACTTTTGGGGTCACTGCAGCGCTTTCCGTTGGGGCTATTTTGGCCATGATCTTACCGCAGTCCAAAAAATGATAGAATGAACAAAACGATCACGACGAGGCCAACAAGATAGATTATTCCGTTCACGGCATCCTCCTCCTGATTGCGGACCGAAACACAACGTGTCCGTGATGTTTTGGTTGCAAAAGAGCCCGGCCCGGCAATCTGGACATTGACGATAAGTGGAAATTCCGCCTGAGATCGGCATTCCAATGATGTACGCGTTTAGCAGCGGCAAAGCTGAGCAAGGACAACCGTTGCCCTGCTTCGACCGGAATGGGGCCGAGAGCAGATAGTCCGTAGTCGGCGTGACCGGGGTAGAAAGAGCGTCAGCGTGGAGAACCGCATTGCGTCAAAGGGTAACCTCGCCAACGGATCAACTACCCCAGTCCGGGACCTACCCAGGGCGGCACGATGGCCCGACACTGTTGCGGCGAGATGCCGTTGAAAGCTCTGAAGCACAGGCAAAATGCGAGGCAGACATGAAGCCGCTGGCCATGGCGATATCGATCATGGGCATGCGCGTGCTTTCGATCAGGCGCTTGGCATGGTCTGTGCGAATCCGAAGATAGTGCCGCACCGGCGGCAGGCCGATATGCGTGGCGAACAAGCGTTCCAGCTGGCGCCGCGACACTCCTGCCCGATGCGCGACTTCCTCCATGGATAGCGGAAATTCGACATTCTCTTCCATGATCCGCATTGCCATCAGAAGCTTGTCGCTCACGCCGGAAAAAGCAAGACCTGACGGCCCAGTCTGTCGGTTTGACCCAGACCGCTGACCTTCGACGGTCGCGTGCCGGCAGACCTCTTGAGCAATGTAGTCGCCTGCGTGGCCGCCGATCAGATCCACCGCGAGATCGAACGCCGCCAGTTCGCCGGCGCAGGTCGAATACTGGCCGTCCTTGACAAAGAGTGAGTCGCGGATCCGTGGTCTGTGGAACACTTCGGAAAAGGCGGCGAGCCGCGACCAGTGAATCGTGCAGCGTGTATCCGCCAAGAGGCCGGTTTGGGCGAGCAGCCAGGTTGCCGTGCCGACGGCTGATATCGGCACCCCACTCCGCGCGATACCCCGCAGAAAACTGTTGAGCTGCGGCGTCAGCTGCTTTTCCACCAGTTCGCCCGCGACGAT
This window contains:
- a CDS encoding GlxA family transcriptional regulator, yielding MATRWTEERHIVLAVYPGVSLLDLGGPLEAFRVFSEFGGDHRIRYKCTVVSSQGGQVATADGVPLVAQSIKSLYRVKIDTLIVPGAFLIDEVTRDVDLIKWVAKTGPRCRRVCSVCVGSFLLAAAGLLKGRRAATHWMHAKLLAQRYPEITVEADAIFVRDGRVWSSAGVTTGIDLALALIEDDCGREAAMSVARMLVVYLKRAGGQSQYSALLATQGEADSDAFVELDRWIAENLTTSLNVEALAERMHMSLRNFTRVYTQKRGRTPAKAVEAIRLDAARRLLEESNDRIEVIAETCGYRGEEQMRAAFVRVLNVPPREYRRRFGPRHRSLEKSNEAGGACQFNSQ
- a CDS encoding GlxA family transcriptional regulator — translated: MNAPANISALKGLTTAETAVAAVRPFDVAVLVLPGFSHLALHAYVEPFRIANAVSRLPLFRWQIVGTSRQPVEGANGLSVAVDASMGELSAGIGDRRAYQLAIVAGELVEKQLTPQLNSFLRGIARSGVPISAVGTATWLLAQTGLLADTRCTIHWSRLAAFSEVFHRPRIRDSLFVKDGQYSTCAGELAAFDLAVDLIGGHAGDYIAQEVCRHATVEGQRSGSNRQTGPSGLAFSGVSDKLLMAMRIMEENVEFPLSMEEVAHRAGVSRRQLERLFATHIGLPPVRHYLRIRTDHAKRLIESTRMPMIDIAMASGFMSASHFACASELSTASRRNSVGPSCRPG
- a CDS encoding SDR family NAD(P)-dependent oxidoreductase, whose translation is MRHNALARPAKPTAAALGVVGGAGIIAYVGSKHEIVGMTKTAALEIGNRSIRVKACDPGPIAGSMTFKLRGNVCRVRHDVRRDRAARSPRHTSWAGGFLLSDIPATRQALFMLWMEVSHPITNTC